One window of Tenacibaculum maritimum NCIMB 2154 genomic DNA carries:
- the ccsA gene encoding cytochrome c biogenesis protein translates to MASLFILFGFCMGIATFIENEFHTNTARSLIYTTWWFELIIILFVFNFIGNIQRYQLWKKEKLCTLMVHLAFIFIIIGAGITRYISYEALMPIYEGETSSSVFSEKSYLHVKVHNNQKERSFKKELLLSENPKNSNGFIGKITQFLFWLKGGNNVEINSTLVQTPFKISLLKYVPNAKAIFKKSPYGTPFLHLVESSNNIRNDHYLKPGSSLNLQRTTIAFNLNKNGIISIFEKEGTLFLKTHLPLHYTVMSSHEEGIVPPNTPQKLLLKTLYSVGNFQFVVPEALIKGQKTFQKAASNTYTEDMLLLKVSSGSETKEVPVFGKTFFSGTPKSIIVNNLTFQLKYGAEQIKLPFSIKLNDFQLERYPGSNSPKSYASELTLIDKDTTFDFRIFLNNVLDHKGFRFFQSSYDISSTTERTYLSVNKDRLGTFTTYLGYLLLFASLIGLLISPKTQFGKLRKRLKKLKVTNLLWIPFIIGTSSSSIWGQNMPVKNSVPLTIQLNLEHATSFSQLVIQDSDGRMKPIHTFGSELLRKISKKDHFQKLTTSQVVLSIFTQPSLWYNIPIIYIKKENTKVRDLLGIPHTQKYAQLNDFFNEQGNYKLLKEVEKAHKKKIKTKYEQSILNVDGRASLLFLALRGDLFTLFPSQKNGNNTWHSLNNLMASKEPLEIVEKVQAYQKAVNDTNYQKASNLLASLKEYQIINGANIMPSKKKISLEILYNTYDVFKNLFWQYLSTSFFLLIFLVLQLFKTTSKIIQFLIRTGKGILFLLFLYHSLGLIVRWYISEHAPWSNGYESMIYVAWATLLFGFLLGRKSTLTLTATAFVTANILMIAHWNWMDPSIGNLVPVLNSYWLMIHVAIIVASYGPFAIGMILGTLTVLLYLIKTPKNDSKISKQITELSIINELSLTLGLVLLTIGNFLGGMWANESWGRYWGWDPKETWALISIMVYAFVLHMKFVPTLRGTLSFSIASIFAFASILMTYLGVNHLLSGLHSYAAGHAAPIPTEIICWLLFSITISLFAILINKKQTRVKKNENI, encoded by the coding sequence ATGGCATCCCTATTTATACTCTTTGGGTTTTGTATGGGTATCGCTACTTTTATTGAAAATGAATTCCATACAAACACCGCCAGATCATTAATATATACTACTTGGTGGTTTGAATTAATTATCATTCTATTTGTCTTCAATTTTATAGGTAATATTCAACGCTATCAATTATGGAAAAAAGAAAAACTTTGTACGCTTATGGTACACCTAGCTTTTATATTCATAATTATAGGAGCCGGAATTACACGCTACATTAGTTACGAAGCTTTAATGCCTATCTATGAGGGAGAAACCTCCAGCAGTGTTTTTTCTGAAAAATCATACCTTCATGTTAAGGTTCATAACAACCAAAAGGAACGCAGTTTTAAAAAAGAACTACTCCTTTCTGAAAATCCAAAGAACTCAAACGGCTTCATTGGTAAAATAACACAGTTTCTATTTTGGTTAAAGGGAGGAAATAATGTGGAAATTAACAGTACATTAGTACAAACTCCCTTTAAAATTTCTTTGCTAAAATACGTTCCTAATGCCAAAGCTATTTTTAAAAAAAGTCCTTATGGCACTCCTTTTTTACATCTTGTAGAATCATCAAATAATATTAGAAATGACCACTATCTAAAACCAGGGAGCTCATTAAACTTACAACGTACTACCATTGCTTTTAACCTTAATAAAAATGGAATCATCTCTATTTTTGAAAAGGAAGGAACCTTATTTTTAAAAACGCACCTCCCATTACATTATACCGTAATGAGCTCACATGAGGAAGGAATCGTTCCTCCTAATACTCCTCAAAAACTCTTACTGAAAACGCTATACAGTGTGGGTAACTTTCAATTTGTAGTTCCTGAAGCACTAATAAAAGGGCAAAAAACATTTCAAAAAGCAGCTTCAAATACTTATACAGAAGACATGCTGCTACTAAAAGTATCTTCTGGTAGTGAAACAAAGGAAGTACCTGTATTTGGAAAGACTTTTTTTAGTGGAACTCCTAAAAGTATAATCGTTAACAATCTTACATTTCAACTTAAATATGGAGCAGAACAAATAAAGCTCCCTTTCTCTATAAAACTAAATGATTTTCAACTAGAAAGATATCCAGGATCAAATAGCCCTAAATCGTATGCTAGTGAATTAACGCTTATTGACAAGGATACTACATTTGATTTTAGAATTTTTTTAAACAATGTACTCGATCATAAAGGGTTCCGTTTTTTTCAATCAAGCTACGACATTTCTTCTACAACTGAAAGAACCTACTTGTCTGTAAATAAAGATCGTTTAGGCACATTTACTACTTATTTGGGGTATTTATTGTTGTTTGCTAGTTTAATTGGACTGTTAATTTCGCCTAAAACACAATTTGGAAAGCTTAGAAAGCGATTGAAGAAACTTAAAGTAACAAATTTATTATGGATTCCCTTTATTATTGGTACTTCTTCCTCTTCTATTTGGGGGCAAAATATGCCTGTAAAAAATAGCGTTCCTTTAACAATCCAATTGAATTTGGAACATGCCACTTCATTTAGCCAACTGGTTATTCAGGATAGTGATGGAAGGATGAAACCTATTCATACCTTTGGCTCAGAGTTATTACGAAAAATCAGTAAGAAAGACCACTTTCAAAAATTAACTACCAGCCAGGTAGTCCTTTCTATTTTTACACAACCTTCTTTATGGTACAATATCCCTATCATATATATAAAAAAAGAGAATACCAAAGTCCGTGATCTTCTAGGAATTCCGCATACACAAAAATATGCACAGTTGAACGATTTTTTTAACGAACAAGGAAATTACAAACTATTAAAAGAGGTAGAAAAAGCTCATAAGAAAAAAATAAAAACCAAATATGAGCAAAGTATTTTGAATGTGGATGGCAGAGCTAGCTTACTATTTCTAGCACTTCGCGGTGATTTATTTACGCTATTTCCATCACAAAAAAATGGAAATAATACTTGGCATTCTTTAAATAATTTGATGGCTTCTAAAGAACCTCTTGAAATAGTTGAAAAAGTTCAAGCATACCAAAAAGCTGTTAATGATACAAATTACCAAAAAGCAAGTAATTTATTAGCCTCTCTAAAAGAATATCAAATTATTAATGGTGCTAACATAATGCCTTCTAAGAAAAAAATAAGTTTAGAAATTCTATACAATACCTATGATGTTTTTAAAAACTTGTTTTGGCAATACTTGTCAACCTCCTTTTTTTTATTGATATTTCTTGTATTACAACTTTTTAAAACCACCTCAAAAATCATTCAGTTCCTAATCCGTACAGGAAAAGGCATTCTTTTTCTCCTTTTTCTATACCACAGTTTAGGCTTAATAGTAAGGTGGTATATTTCGGAGCATGCTCCTTGGAGTAACGGATATGAATCAATGATTTATGTAGCTTGGGCAACGTTGCTTTTTGGCTTTTTATTAGGACGAAAATCTACTTTAACCTTAACTGCTACCGCCTTTGTAACAGCTAACATTTTGATGATTGCACATTGGAACTGGATGGATCCTTCTATTGGAAACCTTGTTCCTGTTTTAAACTCTTATTGGTTAATGATTCATGTAGCCATTATCGTTGCCAGTTATGGACCTTTTGCCATTGGAATGATTTTAGGCACCTTAACTGTATTGCTATATTTAATAAAAACACCCAAAAATGATTCAAAAATTTCAAAACAAATTACAGAGCTTTCCATTATCAATGAACTATCACTTACACTAGGTTTAGTATTGCTTACCATCGGTAATTTTTTGGGAGGTATGTGGGCTAACGAAAGTTGGGGAAGATACTGGGGCTGGGATCCTAAAGAAACATGG
- a CDS encoding heme-binding domain-containing protein — MDQLFSRVIIQRFLAILFSSFILIQLYRPKKNDAGFIKEHDFLEIVAPPKEVGTLIKRACYDCHSNNTDYKWFDNIAPISWWVDLKIERAKFSLNFSEWKNLDTWRRLSFLSASAHDIRTGRMPTKAYLKFHPDAALSPLEKNRIIQWLESVNRFDNSYDYKTISK, encoded by the coding sequence ATGGATCAACTCTTTAGTAGAGTAATAATACAGCGATTTTTAGCAATCTTGTTTTCCTCTTTCATTTTAATACAATTATACAGACCTAAAAAAAATGACGCTGGTTTTATAAAAGAACATGACTTTTTAGAAATAGTGGCACCTCCTAAAGAAGTTGGAACTCTTATAAAAAGGGCTTGCTATGATTGTCATTCTAATAACACAGATTACAAATGGTTTGACAATATAGCTCCTATTTCTTGGTGGGTTGACCTTAAAATTGAAAGGGCTAAGTTCTCTCTAAATTTTTCGGAATGGAAAAATTTGGATACATGGAGAAGGCTCTCATTTCTCTCTGCTAGCGCCCATGATATAAGAACAGGAAGAATGCCTACTAAAGCTTATTTAAAATTCCATCCTGATGCAGCCTTATCCCCCCTTGAAAAAAACCGTATCATTCAATGGCTAGAGTCCGTAAACAGATTTGATAATTCCTACGATTATAAAACCATTAGCAAGTAA
- a CDS encoding heme-binding domain-containing protein: protein MTLLKKALLLFFFILFIGIQFYTPYKVLKPTSTSLEYDIILNNQPPTEVSNLLKTACYDCHSYESKTYWYSEIAPVSWLVKKHIIAGREALNFSEWELYSFSKKLDLSGKIMFEVYDGKMPLQEYLRMHPTANLSKKQQNKITQWINSLVE from the coding sequence ATGACCCTTCTTAAAAAAGCTCTCCTGCTATTCTTTTTTATCCTTTTTATAGGCATCCAATTTTACACACCTTATAAAGTACTGAAACCGACTAGTACTTCATTAGAGTATGACATTATTTTGAATAACCAACCACCAACAGAAGTTTCAAACTTACTAAAAACAGCCTGTTATGATTGTCATTCTTACGAAAGTAAAACCTATTGGTATAGTGAAATCGCTCCTGTTTCATGGCTTGTTAAGAAACATATTATAGCAGGAAGAGAAGCTCTTAACTTTTCAGAATGGGAACTTTATTCCTTTTCAAAAAAACTCGATTTGTCTGGAAAGATCATGTTTGAAGTTTATGACGGAAAAATGCCTCTTCAAGAATATTTAAGAATGCATCCAACAGCTAATCTCAGTAAAAAACAACAAAATAAAATAACTCAATGGATCAACTCTTTAGTAGAGTAA
- a CDS encoding acetyl-CoA C-acyltransferase, giving the protein MNRNNPIWLASGLRTPFVKENKEYKDISALDLSVAVLNKMRNTAQVNPDYVSWGSVIPHLKHSNIAREAVLNSELKEETVAFTTTMACGTSLLGAIQLAAMIKDNELAIAGGVESMSNVQLGLSDQTSKWLRVLPKVKGLLNQFKWLSKIFTFKLYIPPGVNVKTGKSMGEHAEITAQRLHIPKTSQDTLALKSHQNYFSAKTNKFYNDLIFPAFGVIEDLIPRKNTTLEKLTSLQPVFDKKSGKGTLTAGNSSLFTDGAAGVWLAGEKRIDELNTPYKAQLIDWEMAGVTIEEEGILMSPSFAIPRLLERHGLTYDAIDLWEIHEAFASQVLATITNLENPHHLQKVGSSFNFGKFPMNKLNINGSSIAIGHPFGATGARILSQTIKQITLLGKHKTAVISICADGGLGTVVLIKT; this is encoded by the coding sequence ATGAATAGAAATAATCCAATTTGGTTAGCTTCAGGCTTACGGACTCCTTTTGTTAAAGAGAATAAAGAGTATAAAGATATCAGTGCGCTGGATTTATCTGTTGCTGTATTAAATAAAATGAGAAATACTGCCCAAGTCAACCCTGATTATGTTAGCTGGGGTTCAGTAATTCCTCATCTAAAACACAGCAATATTGCTAGAGAAGCTGTCTTAAATTCTGAACTAAAAGAAGAAACTGTTGCCTTTACTACCACAATGGCATGTGGTACTAGCTTATTAGGAGCTATTCAATTAGCCGCTATGATAAAGGACAACGAGCTAGCAATAGCTGGAGGAGTTGAAAGTATGTCAAACGTACAATTAGGACTTTCTGACCAAACTTCTAAATGGCTACGCGTACTACCAAAAGTCAAAGGATTACTTAACCAATTCAAATGGCTTTCTAAAATTTTCACATTCAAACTCTATATTCCTCCCGGAGTAAACGTAAAAACAGGAAAAAGTATGGGGGAGCATGCTGAAATAACTGCGCAAAGGCTCCATATTCCTAAAACATCTCAAGATACACTTGCTTTAAAGAGTCATCAAAATTATTTTAGTGCAAAAACTAACAAGTTTTACAACGATCTTATTTTTCCTGCTTTTGGAGTTATTGAAGACCTGATCCCTAGAAAAAATACTACTCTTGAAAAATTAACATCCTTGCAACCTGTCTTCGATAAAAAATCAGGAAAAGGCACTTTGACTGCTGGAAATTCTTCTCTTTTTACAGATGGAGCTGCTGGCGTTTGGCTTGCTGGTGAAAAACGGATTGATGAACTAAACACTCCTTATAAGGCGCAACTCATAGACTGGGAAATGGCAGGGGTAACTATTGAAGAAGAAGGCATTTTGATGTCTCCTAGCTTTGCTATTCCTCGATTGCTTGAACGTCATGGCTTGACCTATGACGCAATAGACTTATGGGAAATTCACGAAGCTTTTGCTTCTCAAGTATTGGCAACTATCACCAATCTTGAAAACCCTCATCACTTGCAAAAAGTAGGAAGCTCGTTCAATTTTGGAAAATTCCCTATGAATAAATTAAATATAAATGGAAGCAGTATTGCTATTGGACATCCTTTTGGAGCTACTGGCGCAAGAATACTTAGCCAAACTATAAAGCAAATAACATTATTAGGTAAACACAAAACTGCTGTTATCAGTATATGCGCCGATGGCGGGCTTGGAACAGTTGTATTAATTAAAACATAA
- a CDS encoding lactonase family protein, with translation MKTNIRSNKKLISTLLSLALFLSCNSVKNSSDKKKDPIISTTTQTAIYVASNKIQQNSIYAYTQNEDGTLNFINEYVSGGKGSGNIEIFDWGYDPTHPLKDGIDPLISAYALTKTQNNKHLLVCNPGDGSISAFTIHKDKSLTLTDTQKAGHLHPNSIASHNNLVYVASSSGSDTPPPFKGNLKGFKVSKDGKLTAIPNSIRALNARPSCAAFSNDGKFLIVNELVSGLVKVYGVHSDGQLSKEPLSKAQCPNNSEPGRWLPIPVGFDIVEKGNNSIVLVSEARFLTPNGTLREEANIVPQSPKYSWQTGSTSSFSIDPEGMIKLISGDIKTGNASEGGQIANCWVEISSDGNTLYTANALSSSISTYAIKPNGEIILNDATAYKDSTETIFFSDLAISKKGRFLNQLIGNKGQILVIDITNNKLKKVTQSGNMVPIGTFGLTVVE, from the coding sequence ATGAAAACAAATATTCGAAGCAACAAAAAATTAATATCTACCTTACTGAGCTTAGCTCTTTTTCTTTCTTGCAATTCTGTAAAAAATAGTAGTGATAAAAAAAAGGATCCTATCATAAGTACCACTACTCAAACCGCTATTTACGTAGCTTCTAATAAAATACAACAAAATTCTATATATGCTTATACTCAGAATGAAGACGGAACTCTAAATTTTATAAATGAATATGTTTCTGGAGGAAAGGGAAGCGGAAATATCGAAATTTTTGACTGGGGATATGACCCTACACACCCTTTAAAAGATGGTATAGATCCATTGATATCTGCCTACGCGCTTACCAAAACTCAAAATAACAAGCACCTTTTAGTATGCAACCCTGGTGATGGTAGTATTAGCGCCTTTACTATTCATAAAGACAAATCATTAACCTTAACGGATACCCAAAAGGCAGGGCATCTCCACCCTAATAGCATTGCGTCACACAATAACTTAGTATATGTTGCAAGTTCTTCTGGATCTGATACTCCTCCCCCTTTTAAAGGAAACTTAAAAGGTTTTAAAGTTTCTAAAGATGGTAAACTTACCGCCATACCTAATTCTATAAGAGCTCTTAACGCTAGACCTTCTTGCGCTGCCTTTTCAAATGACGGAAAGTTCCTAATTGTAAATGAACTGGTTAGCGGACTTGTAAAAGTTTATGGTGTGCATAGCGATGGGCAGCTGTCAAAAGAACCTCTTTCAAAAGCACAATGCCCTAACAACTCTGAACCTGGTAGATGGTTGCCTATTCCTGTTGGTTTTGATATAGTAGAAAAAGGAAACAATAGTATTGTTCTCGTTTCTGAAGCTCGATTTTTAACTCCTAACGGAACCTTAAGAGAAGAAGCCAATATAGTTCCTCAATCGCCTAAATATTCTTGGCAAACGGGTTCTACATCTTCTTTTTCAATAGATCCTGAAGGAATGATCAAATTAATTTCAGGGGATATAAAAACAGGAAATGCCTCCGAAGGTGGTCAAATTGCCAATTGCTGGGTAGAAATTAGTTCTGATGGAAATACCTTATACACTGCAAATGCACTTTCTAGTTCTATCTCAACCTACGCTATCAAACCTAATGGAGAAATTATTCTTAACGATGCAACTGCTTATAAAGATTCTACTGAAACTATCTTTTTTAGCGATTTGGCTATTTCTAAAAAAGGAAGATTTTTAAACCAACTAATTGGTAACAAAGGACAAATACTAGTTATTGATATTACTAATAATAAACTAAAAAAAGTAACACAATCAGGAAATATGGTTCCTATTGGCACCTTTGGACTTACCGTAGTTGAATAA
- a CDS encoding transglutaminase family protein, whose protein sequence is MKTLDHSSIIALISLLEDPNEIIFNEIQKTIIALDVEGIIPLQKAFDTSNSELQKARITVILSELKIKKLREDLSDWLHINSNDLLAGLISIAKYGDPTLNEQKIHDVIDQIIQTIQPKIKGKDPEEIVHILNQVLLYDFGFNGNTRNDSGMNNSFINKIIETKISNPIGLSIIYLMIASALNIPLVGINAPGHFILGYSSRNVSSENIEDGSVMEHINFYVDPFNNGKTIQPDDFDYWLEQVPYKLANKKYLSANNIAIVKRVINNLTYALFISGEKTTANKLVSINDLL, encoded by the coding sequence ATGAAAACCTTAGATCACTCTAGTATTATAGCACTGATAAGCTTATTAGAAGATCCTAACGAAATCATTTTTAACGAAATTCAAAAAACCATTATTGCACTCGATGTTGAGGGTATCATCCCTTTGCAAAAAGCTTTTGACACGAGTAATAGCGAACTGCAAAAAGCGCGAATTACTGTCATCTTAAGCGAACTAAAAATAAAAAAGCTTCGTGAAGATCTTTCTGATTGGCTTCACATAAACAGCAATGATTTACTCGCCGGATTAATTTCCATTGCAAAATATGGGGATCCTACTTTAAATGAACAAAAAATACATGATGTTATTGACCAGATCATCCAAACCATTCAACCTAAAATTAAAGGTAAGGATCCTGAAGAAATCGTTCATATTCTAAACCAAGTTTTATTGTATGACTTTGGTTTCAATGGAAATACTCGTAATGACTCTGGTATGAACAATTCTTTTATTAATAAAATTATTGAAACTAAAATCAGTAACCCTATCGGATTGTCTATCATTTATTTGATGATTGCTAGTGCTTTAAACATTCCTTTAGTAGGCATCAATGCTCCTGGTCATTTTATTTTAGGTTATAGCTCAAGAAATGTTTCCTCAGAAAATATTGAAGACGGCAGCGTTATGGAACATATAAATTTTTATGTAGATCCTTTTAATAATGGCAAAACAATACAACCTGATGATTTTGATTATTGGTTGGAACAAGTACCTTATAAATTAGCCAATAAAAAATATTTATCTGCTAATAATATTGCCATTGTAAAAAGGGTAATCAATAATTTAACCTATGCTTTATTTATTTCAGGAGAAAAGACTACGGCAAATAAACTCGTAAGTATTAATGACCTTCTATAA
- a CDS encoding N-acetyltransferase yields MLRNIPEIKLYGADHCHKTHYYQLVLDEIGLPYRFLDVEENQAYAEELRNLYINKKLNFPTITIGHKKLRNPYKEDILKWMHKLIPSMLILQHDAKEKEYTLNINGEIAKVSYILKNKKMYLVHAEIPYPLRGKGIGKELVLKTFEKLTEEGHKAVAVCSYIKAVKNKNTCWKNIIE; encoded by the coding sequence ATGTTAAGAAATATTCCTGAAATAAAACTATATGGAGCCGATCATTGTCATAAAACACACTATTACCAACTCGTTCTCGATGAAATAGGGCTTCCTTATCGTTTTTTAGATGTAGAAGAAAATCAGGCATATGCAGAAGAGCTTCGAAACCTTTATATTAATAAAAAACTTAATTTTCCTACCATTACCATTGGGCATAAAAAATTAAGAAATCCATATAAAGAAGACATCTTGAAATGGATGCATAAATTAATTCCTAGTATGCTAATATTACAGCATGATGCAAAAGAAAAAGAATATACATTAAATATTAATGGAGAAATAGCCAAAGTAAGCTATATACTTAAAAATAAGAAAATGTATTTAGTACACGCTGAGATTCCCTATCCTCTAAGAGGAAAAGGTATTGGAAAAGAATTGGTTTTGAAAACCTTTGAAAAATTAACTGAAGAAGGGCATAAAGCAGTAGCTGTATGCTCTTATATAAAGGCTGTAAAAAACAAAAACACCTGCTGGAAAAACATCATTGAATAA
- a CDS encoding peroxiredoxin family protein, with the protein MNTTTQKIFKAPEFDVKHWVDANGNKTKQLKLSDFNGTFKVLYCFQSWCPGCHSVGLPNLQKMVTELKDNKKVTFLAIQTVFEGFHANTYEKMLETQKKYDLKIPFGHDAGADNASRSNIMKNYQTGGTPWFIFIDQNENVVFADFHLNVDAAIEILKNVQ; encoded by the coding sequence ATGAACACAACAACGCAAAAAATATTTAAAGCTCCTGAATTCGACGTAAAACACTGGGTAGATGCTAATGGAAATAAAACCAAACAACTAAAATTATCAGATTTTAATGGTACTTTCAAAGTACTGTACTGCTTCCAGAGTTGGTGTCCTGGATGTCATAGTGTAGGATTGCCTAACTTACAAAAAATGGTAACCGAATTAAAAGACAACAAAAAGGTTACCTTCTTAGCTATACAAACAGTCTTTGAGGGCTTTCATGCAAATACTTATGAAAAGATGTTGGAAACTCAAAAGAAATACGATTTAAAAATTCCTTTTGGTCATGATGCTGGAGCAGACAATGCATCTCGTTCTAATATCATGAAAAACTACCAAACGGGAGGAACTCCTTGGTTTATATTCATTGATCAAAATGAGAATGTTGTTTTTGCAGACTTCCATTTGAATGTTGACGCTGCTATTGAAATCTTAAAAAACGTACAATAA
- the msrB gene encoding peptide-methionine (R)-S-oxide reductase MsrB, with amino-acid sequence MLTWKDVINFTVKGNPTPNKRIEKTVLEWKEILTPEQFRITRQKGTEAPHTGALCSTYEAGKYNCVCCGTPLFDATIKFNSGTGWPSFTQPIKENAIKYEKDNSFGMVRIEVMCNTCDAHLGHVFPDGPTPSGLRYCINSASMVLQTGIDK; translated from the coding sequence ATATTAACGTGGAAAGATGTAATCAATTTTACTGTAAAAGGTAACCCCACTCCAAACAAGCGCATAGAGAAAACAGTGCTGGAATGGAAAGAAATATTAACTCCCGAACAATTTAGAATTACCCGACAAAAAGGAACAGAAGCACCGCATACGGGAGCCTTATGTAGCACTTACGAAGCTGGAAAATACAATTGCGTATGTTGTGGCACTCCTTTATTTGATGCTACAATCAAATTTAATTCTGGCACTGGATGGCCTAGCTTTACCCAACCAATTAAAGAAAACGCTATTAAATATGAAAAGGATAACTCTTTTGGAATGGTTCGAATAGAGGTAATGTGTAATACCTGTGACGCTCATTTAGGACATGTTTTCCCTGATGGTCCAACTCCAAGCGGATTACGTTACTGTATTAATTCAGCATCTATGGTACTGCAAACAGGTATAGACAAATAG
- a CDS encoding helix-turn-helix domain-containing protein: protein MQFNYKNSNGGIFDLIDTSALKYVSSKMRGDCYKIIWAKNDEITVQVDGYKVFLKKNQMLFCSPLNLLDFEVAHKEILIFVFNREFYCIRDHDSEVSCNGFLFLGSSSPITVILDEQEQKSFHLIYEFFIEEFETKDHIQGEMLLVLLKRLLIKSVRIARKTLPVSDMPQAKLDTIRKFNLLVEMHFREKHKVSDYASLMHLTPKSLSNLFARYYNKSPLKVITERIILESKQLLDFSDSSINKIAYDLGFEEAAHFSKFFKNQVGLSPKQYKNSK, encoded by the coding sequence ATGCAATTCAATTATAAAAATAGCAATGGGGGCATATTTGATTTAATAGATACCTCAGCACTAAAGTATGTTTCCTCTAAAATGCGAGGAGATTGCTATAAAATTATATGGGCTAAAAATGATGAGATTACTGTTCAAGTTGATGGCTATAAAGTCTTTTTAAAAAAGAATCAGATGTTATTTTGCTCTCCTTTAAACTTATTGGATTTTGAAGTAGCACATAAAGAAATACTTATTTTTGTTTTTAACAGAGAGTTTTACTGTATCAGAGATCATGATAGTGAAGTATCTTGTAATGGTTTTCTATTTTTAGGATCTTCATCACCAATTACTGTAATACTAGACGAGCAAGAGCAAAAAAGCTTCCATCTTATTTATGAATTTTTTATTGAAGAGTTTGAAACAAAAGATCATATCCAAGGAGAAATGCTTTTAGTTCTTCTTAAACGACTTCTTATAAAATCAGTTAGAATTGCTCGAAAAACACTTCCTGTTAGCGATATGCCTCAAGCTAAATTAGACACTATTAGAAAATTTAACTTATTGGTAGAAATGCACTTTAGAGAAAAACATAAAGTAAGCGATTATGCTTCTTTAATGCATCTTACGCCAAAATCTTTATCCAACTTATTTGCTAGATACTATAACAAATCTCCTCTGAAGGTAATTACCGAACGCATCATACTAGAAAGCAAGCAACTACTAGACTTTTCTGATAGTAGCATTAATAAAATAGCCTATGATTTAGGTTTTGAAGAAGCTGCTCATTTCTCTAAGTTCTTTAAAAATCAAGTTGGTCTTTCTCCTAAACAGTATAAAAACTCAAAATAA
- a CDS encoding DNA/RNA non-specific endonuclease, whose amino-acid sequence MKKIRKIVSAIILVIALIITHYTQKNSETSSVIINHSSFNYLPTSTTGQIIKHQYYSLSYSEPHEQAEWVAYELKKEDVVYTNHKRPFFIEDPKIKTKSANYRNYKKSGYDRGHLCPAGDRRFSKQAHDETFYTSNITPQNHLFNAGIWNKLEQKTRYWAKKYNSLYVVTGGILSENLPTIGHEKIAVPTHFYKILLDYTLPEIKVIAFLIPHKESKRPLYEFVVKIDELEAKTGIDFFPNLPDDLEQKLEASSNYKNWSFR is encoded by the coding sequence ATGAAAAAAATTAGAAAAATAGTTTCCGCTATTATTCTAGTCATAGCATTGATTATTACCCACTATACACAAAAAAATAGTGAAACGTCCTCTGTTATAATAAATCATTCGAGCTTCAATTATTTACCTACTTCTACAACAGGTCAAATAATTAAACACCAATATTATAGCTTATCTTATAGTGAACCTCACGAGCAAGCAGAGTGGGTAGCTTATGAATTAAAAAAAGAGGACGTAGTATATACAAACCATAAGCGTCCTTTTTTTATCGAAGATCCTAAAATCAAGACAAAATCTGCTAATTACAGAAACTATAAAAAATCAGGGTACGATCGTGGGCATCTATGCCCAGCTGGAGATCGACGCTTTTCAAAACAAGCTCATGACGAAACCTTTTACACCTCTAATATTACTCCTCAAAACCACCTATTTAATGCTGGTATTTGGAATAAACTAGAACAAAAAACAAGGTATTGGGCTAAAAAATATAATTCTTTGTATGTTGTTACTGGTGGTATCTTATCTGAAAATCTACCTACAATAGGTCACGAAAAAATAGCAGTCCCTACTCATTTTTATAAAATTTTACTTGATTATACCCTTCCCGAAATCAAAGTCATTGCTTTCCTCATTCCTCATAAAGAGAGCAAACGCCCTTTGTATGAATTTGTAGTTAAGATTGACGAACTAGAAGCAAAAACAGGGATTGACTTTTTCCCAAACCTGCCTGATGATCTCGAACAAAAGCTAGAAGCTTCCAGTAATTATAAGAATTGGAGTTTTAGATAA